In Gemmatimonadetes bacterium T265, one DNA window encodes the following:
- a CDS encoding flagellar motor stator protein MotA encodes MFVAIGLLIVFGSVIGGYVLNHGHLAVLVQVNEFIVIGGAALGAFVIANGLGTLKSAVAATVGLLKPNPYAKAGYSELLQVLYDTFQKARKDGLVGLESHIEDPEKSDIFSKFPSFVKNHHALCMLADTLKVLLSGAVEDHNLAEILDVDLDQQLEANMHVPHAINGVSDAMPGFGIVAAVLGVIITMGAIGGAASEIGEHVAAALVGTFLGILMSYGVMGPIAKAIEGRVKAEHAYMCCIRTALLSFARGDAPMTAVEFARRNIDPHERPSFTELEELTRKKAA; translated from the coding sequence GTGTTCGTCGCCATCGGACTGCTGATCGTCTTCGGAAGCGTGATCGGCGGGTACGTCCTGAACCACGGCCACCTCGCCGTGCTCGTCCAGGTCAACGAATTCATCGTCATCGGCGGGGCCGCGCTCGGCGCGTTCGTGATCGCCAACGGCCTCGGTACGCTCAAGAGCGCCGTCGCCGCGACCGTCGGGCTGCTCAAGCCTAACCCGTACGCGAAGGCCGGGTATTCGGAGCTCCTCCAGGTCCTCTACGACACGTTCCAGAAGGCGCGCAAGGACGGGCTCGTCGGCCTCGAGTCGCACATCGAGGACCCGGAGAAGAGCGACATCTTCTCCAAGTTCCCGAGCTTCGTCAAGAACCACCACGCGCTCTGCATGCTGGCAGACACGCTCAAGGTGCTGCTCTCGGGCGCGGTCGAGGACCACAACCTCGCCGAGATCCTCGACGTCGACCTCGACCAGCAGCTCGAGGCCAACATGCACGTCCCGCACGCGATCAACGGCGTCTCGGACGCGATGCCCGGGTTCGGGATCGTCGCCGCGGTGCTCGGCGTGATCATCACCATGGGCGCGATCGGCGGCGCGGCGAGCGAGATCGGCGAGCACGTCGCCGCCGCGCTCGTCGGCACGTTCCTCGGCATCCTCATGTCGTACGGGGTGATGGGCCCGATCGCGAAGGCGATCGAGGGGCGCGTGAAGGCGGAGCACGCCTACATGTGCTGCATCCGCACCGCGCTCCTCTCCTTCGCGCGCGGCGACGCCCCGATGACCGCCGTCGAGTTCGCGCGCCGCAACATCGACCCGCACGAGCGCCCGAGTTTCACCGAACTCGAGGAGCTCACGCGCAAGAAGGCCGCTTAA
- the motB gene encoding flagellar motor protein MotB, translating to MAADKSKKIVIVRKKKVAGGGHHGGSWKVAYADFVTAMMAFFMVMWILGMDDKVKQAVEGYFSNPVGYKKGYGAGASPISSGASPAKAATQQVRILMRGAESQAMSKAAAQIKQLITGDPSLRQLHAKVEVTVTNDGLRIELVESGDGETFFPVGSTAMKPAAVIALQLIAPAVSTLGNPVVIEGHTDAATYGAGAAYNNWDLSAERANAARRVLEASGLPAARVEEVRGMADRRPRVPDDPYAAANRRISILLPYRGQAPAPDDAGAPELAALDRGRPAAGGPRD from the coding sequence ATGGCCGCCGACAAGTCGAAAAAGATCGTCATCGTCCGCAAGAAGAAGGTCGCGGGCGGCGGGCACCACGGCGGCTCGTGGAAGGTCGCCTACGCCGACTTCGTCACCGCGATGATGGCCTTCTTCATGGTGATGTGGATCCTCGGCATGGACGATAAGGTCAAGCAGGCCGTCGAGGGCTACTTCTCCAACCCGGTCGGCTACAAGAAGGGGTACGGCGCGGGCGCGAGCCCCATCTCCAGCGGCGCGAGCCCGGCCAAGGCGGCGACCCAGCAGGTGCGCATCCTCATGCGCGGCGCGGAGTCGCAGGCCATGTCGAAGGCCGCGGCGCAGATCAAGCAGCTCATCACGGGCGACCCAAGCCTGAGGCAGCTGCACGCGAAAGTCGAGGTGACCGTCACCAACGACGGGCTGCGCATCGAGCTCGTCGAGAGCGGCGACGGCGAGACATTCTTCCCGGTCGGGTCGACGGCGATGAAGCCCGCCGCGGTGATCGCGCTGCAGCTCATCGCGCCGGCGGTCAGCACGTTGGGCAACCCGGTGGTCATCGAGGGGCACACGGACGCCGCGACGTACGGCGCCGGCGCGGCGTACAACAACTGGGACCTCTCCGCCGAGCGGGCCAACGCCGCGCGCCGCGTGCTCGAGGCTTCCGGGCTGCCGGCCGCGCGCGTCGAGGAGGTGCGCGGGATGGCGGACCGCCGCCCGCGCGTGCCCGACGACCCGTACGCGGCCGCGAACCGCCGGATCAGCATCCTGCTGCCGTACCGCGGCCAGGCCCCGGCGCCCGACGACGCCGGGGCCCCGGAGCTGGCCGCGCTCGACCGCGGACGTCCGGCGGCCGGCGGGCCGCGCGACTAA